A window of Verrucomicrobiia bacterium contains these coding sequences:
- a CDS encoding cobalamin-independent methionine synthase II family protein: MAFTATKDLMLPATVTGSWPRPRWYNVNMWGRPLDTAMMDPWFREQFTDAHAVVVSDQARAGLDIVTTGDYHLDEDVAGRSWHHYMLQRWKGFEQEELQTEKTRSPLLSYPVGTMLDSIYKTWRWPRVVGKVEHDPKNPLEYAKIWRIAQQAAAAAGKPVKFGTCSAQVLAFFLDSHTPNYALDDKKQLIWDMAEAMNRELRQLAASGCKVIQVEEPTLHFMARYNPDQKELLNFLVDAFNREVEGLENVEVWIHTCWGNPNMQKVFSDESYANSIEIYLERLKGDVWTIEATENNLKELPLFKPFKERLKKKIAVGVISHRTLQADFPDVIAGRIRRCLECIPADKLVLSTDCGFGRQGFNRHLAFYKATGIPLARNIILKELGLPERYIPAADEKLAWDQLPDYEPYTHLKPLKQG, from the coding sequence ATGGCATTTACTGCAACCAAGGATTTGATGTTGCCGGCAACGGTCACCGGCTCGTGGCCGCGTCCGCGCTGGTACAACGTGAATATGTGGGGCCGCCCGCTGGATACGGCGATGATGGACCCGTGGTTTCGGGAGCAGTTCACCGACGCCCACGCGGTGGTGGTGTCCGATCAGGCCCGAGCGGGGCTGGACATCGTCACGACGGGCGATTACCACCTCGATGAAGATGTGGCGGGGCGGTCGTGGCATCATTACATGCTGCAACGCTGGAAGGGCTTCGAGCAGGAGGAGCTGCAAACCGAGAAAACCCGCTCGCCGCTGTTATCGTATCCGGTGGGAACGATGCTGGATTCGATTTACAAGACGTGGCGCTGGCCGCGAGTGGTCGGGAAGGTGGAGCACGACCCGAAGAACCCGCTGGAATACGCCAAGATATGGCGCATAGCGCAGCAGGCGGCGGCTGCGGCGGGCAAGCCGGTCAAGTTCGGCACCTGCTCGGCGCAGGTGCTGGCATTTTTCCTGGACAGCCACACGCCGAATTACGCGCTGGATGATAAGAAGCAGTTGATATGGGACATGGCCGAGGCGATGAACCGCGAGTTGCGCCAACTGGCGGCCTCGGGCTGCAAAGTCATCCAGGTGGAGGAACCGACGCTGCATTTCATGGCCCGCTACAACCCCGACCAGAAAGAGCTTCTGAATTTCCTGGTGGATGCCTTCAATCGCGAGGTCGAGGGCCTGGAGAATGTCGAGGTCTGGATTCACACCTGCTGGGGCAATCCGAACATGCAGAAGGTGTTCAGCGACGAGTCGTACGCCAACTCGATCGAGATATACCTGGAACGGCTCAAGGGGGATGTCTGGACCATCGAGGCGACAGAGAACAATCTCAAAGAACTGCCGCTGTTCAAGCCATTCAAGGAGCGATTGAAGAAGAAGATAGCGGTGGGGGTCATCAGCCATCGCACGCTGCAAGCGGATTTCCCGGATGTCATTGCCGGCCGAATCCGGCGCTGCCTGGAATGCATCCCTGCGGATAAGCTGGTGCTATCGACCGATTGCGGTTTTGGCCGGCAAGGGTTCAACCGGCACCTGGCGTTTTACAAGGCGACGGGGATTCCGCTGGCGCGCAACATCATCCTGAAAGAACTGGGTTTGCCGGAGCGGTATATCCCGGCAGCCGATGAAAAGCTGGCGTGGGACCAATTGCCCGATTACGAGCCATATACGCATCTGAAGCCGTTGAAGCAGGGCTGA
- a CDS encoding PTS sugar transporter subunit IIA, translating to MKNFGSVTLGDLLSPATINLNLKSPDSDAVLGELVNQIPDLAAQPDARQTLLRALHEREQLHSTGIGDGIALPHARNALVGLVDHSVIVFGRHPNGIPYGAIDAVPARLFFLLIAPTVTQHLAILARLTRLLRDPRLRQNLLTANDPQQVITLIRDAEAKM from the coding sequence ATGAAAAATTTCGGCTCTGTAACGCTCGGCGACCTCCTGTCCCCCGCGACGATCAATTTGAACTTGAAAAGCCCCGACAGCGACGCCGTCCTGGGCGAGTTGGTCAACCAAATCCCGGACCTGGCGGCACAGCCGGATGCCCGCCAGACCCTCCTGCGCGCCCTTCACGAGCGGGAACAGTTGCACAGCACCGGCATCGGCGACGGCATCGCTCTGCCCCATGCCCGCAACGCCCTGGTTGGCCTTGTCGATCATTCCGTTATCGTCTTTGGACGTCACCCCAATGGCATTCCCTACGGCGCAATCGATGCCGTGCCTGCCCGCCTGTTCTTCCTGCTCATTGCCCCCACCGTCACCCAGCACCTGGCCATCCTCGCCCGGCTCACCCGCCTCCTCCGCGACCCCCGCCTCCGGCAAAACCTGCTGACCGCAAACGACCCTCAACAGGTAATCACCCTCATCCGCGACGCCGAAGCAAAAATGTAA
- a CDS encoding immunoglobulin domain-containing protein, translating to MRVYSQKSWVSLNPSARRACALLLTHLLAVSAFGQTNWPGALAVRQAIDLNGNRLAVDSFDSSDPTKSINGQYDPAKYSGDNGDVMALGGILNSLNTGTAQIYGHAYTLSGSNTMAIGPGGIGGHSWLATNSGIEPGWWLQSANPSFPATSYPNTAEFLTATGGVWVSTSLSNYTTAATTTTWPGPINTSTNYNTMSGTTAPLPGTYLWVTKSGAIYTWAVSIASYNYPVSNTATVYSTNSYDYILVGATGPYTNYYTATDLSGTTYVTGSNVVLALPNGLNMSGGDTFTVGRGGNIVVYSGGTSCTIGGNGVLNQAGYAADFLLYAAPSVMSLNVSGNGGFSGVLVAPNANASINGGGSSLTDFYGSLMVNSLTLNGSVFFHYDESLSSTSFSSPWITTQPQSQNKLVGQNATFTTTVAGQQSLSFQWYFSPTSTDPGVPVPGATNSQLILTNLTLGSQGWYWVCITNPVGSAVSSSAMLHIYSSAAGILTPAFGLPDQFQLGMSGVPGFLYVLESSTNLTNWIPMATNTAPSVFILPAGEYSNEFFRSVWFPQ from the coding sequence ATGCGAGTGTACTCTCAGAAGTCCTGGGTATCTCTCAATCCCAGTGCCAGGAGAGCTTGTGCGCTGCTCCTCACCCATTTACTGGCGGTTTCTGCCTTCGGCCAGACGAATTGGCCCGGGGCTCTGGCCGTTCGCCAGGCCATCGACCTCAATGGAAACCGCTTAGCGGTCGATAGCTTTGACTCCTCCGATCCAACCAAAAGCATCAATGGCCAGTACGATCCGGCAAAATACTCTGGTGACAATGGCGATGTCATGGCGCTCGGCGGCATTCTGAACAGCCTGAACACCGGTACCGCCCAGATATATGGGCACGCATACACGCTCTCTGGCTCAAACACCATGGCAATTGGTCCGGGCGGCATTGGTGGCCATTCTTGGCTGGCCACCAACTCCGGCATTGAACCCGGCTGGTGGCTGCAAAGTGCAAATCCCAGCTTCCCCGCCACCTCATATCCGAACACCGCTGAATTTCTCACTGCGACAGGTGGAGTGTGGGTTTCCACTTCTCTCAGTAACTACACCACCGCCGCGACCACCACCACGTGGCCCGGGCCAATCAACACAAGCACGAATTATAATACAATGTCGGGCACTACCGCGCCCCTGCCCGGTACTTACCTCTGGGTCACAAAAAGCGGAGCCATATATACGTGGGCAGTCAGCATTGCCAGCTACAATTATCCTGTTAGCAATACCGCGACAGTGTATTCAACCAACTCCTACGACTATATCCTCGTTGGCGCAACAGGTCCTTATACAAATTACTACACCGCAACTGACCTCTCTGGAACCACTTATGTGACCGGTTCCAACGTCGTGTTGGCGCTGCCAAACGGGCTCAATATGAGCGGCGGCGACACCTTTACTGTGGGTCGGGGCGGCAATATCGTCGTTTATTCGGGGGGAACCAGTTGCACGATTGGCGGCAACGGGGTCCTCAATCAAGCCGGTTATGCTGCGGATTTCTTACTTTACGCCGCGCCTTCCGTCATGTCTCTTAACGTTTCCGGCAACGGTGGCTTTAGCGGCGTTTTGGTTGCACCCAATGCCAATGCCTCCATCAACGGTGGTGGGAGCAGTCTGACTGACTTTTACGGTTCGCTCATGGTGAACTCCCTGACGCTGAACGGCTCCGTCTTCTTCCACTACGATGAGAGCCTGTCCTCCACCTCCTTCTCCTCTCCTTGGATTACCACCCAACCTCAATCCCAGAACAAACTGGTGGGCCAGAATGCAACCTTCACCACGACCGTTGCCGGCCAGCAATCACTGAGTTTTCAGTGGTATTTCAGCCCAACCTCCACGGATCCCGGCGTGCCTGTGCCGGGGGCGACTAACAGCCAGTTAATTCTGACAAATTTAACTTTAGGAAGCCAGGGCTGGTACTGGGTGTGCATTACGAATCCTGTGGGCAGCGCCGTCAGCTCTAGCGCCATGCTCCACATCTATAGTTCTGCGGCGGGAATCCTCACACCTGCCTTTGGCCTGCCGGACCAGTTTCAACTCGGGATGTCCGGGGTGCCCGGATTTCTCTATGTGCTCGAATCCTCAACCAACCTGACGAATTGGATTCCCATGGCTACCAACACCGCGCCCTCAGTTTTTATTCTACCCGCAGGCGAGTATTCAAATGAATTCTTTCGCTCCGTCTGGTTCCCGCAGTGA
- a CDS encoding terminase family protein, producing MLSKYFYKSQRDWINDDSPLKICVKSRQTGFSYCNSYRLVLLVSAQNARLDAFISSRDQFQAKLQLDDCRNWAGLMKIGCDDRGEILFDRNTDSSAFVLEFANGRRIYSLSSNPNALAGKRGHVTLDEFALHPDQRLLYRVAKPVTTWGGQLSIISTHRGASTLLCQLVRDAKNGNPMGWSLHEVPIQKAIAEGIVERINKKTGRNESRDAFLSRLRSECIDEEQWLQEYCCVPADEQAAFISHEMITACEDPNLRLQTLQEFLQAPSLHTRPAPSFYLGLDVARHHHLCVIDLGEKTGNLACDRLRLELHGQTFTQIESQLYPLLQLPQLKYACIDETGMGIQLAERAREHFGSKVEPVNFTAPKKEELAFALRRDFEDRALRIPCDPQLRSDLRGLKKEVSPAGRIRFIGDSDDSHCDRTWAKALRQYAARHRHSAGAMVI from the coding sequence ATGCTCTCCAAATATTTCTACAAATCACAGCGCGACTGGATCAACGACGATTCCCCTCTCAAAATCTGCGTCAAGTCGCGCCAGACCGGCTTTTCTTATTGCAACTCCTATCGCCTCGTCCTGCTCGTCAGCGCCCAAAATGCCCGCCTTGACGCCTTCATCTCCTCACGCGATCAGTTCCAGGCCAAACTTCAGCTCGACGATTGCCGCAACTGGGCCGGCCTCATGAAAATTGGCTGCGACGATCGCGGCGAAATCCTCTTCGACCGCAACACCGATTCCTCCGCCTTTGTCCTCGAATTCGCCAATGGCCGCCGCATCTATTCCCTCTCCTCCAATCCCAATGCCCTGGCCGGCAAACGCGGCCATGTCACCCTCGATGAATTTGCACTCCACCCCGACCAGCGCCTCCTCTACCGCGTCGCCAAACCCGTCACCACCTGGGGCGGACAACTCTCCATCATCTCCACCCATCGCGGCGCCAGCACCCTCTTGTGCCAGCTCGTGCGCGACGCAAAAAACGGCAACCCCATGGGCTGGAGCCTCCACGAGGTCCCTATCCAAAAAGCCATCGCCGAAGGCATCGTCGAACGCATCAACAAAAAAACTGGCCGCAACGAATCCCGCGACGCCTTCCTCTCACGCCTCCGCTCCGAATGCATCGATGAAGAACAGTGGCTCCAGGAATACTGCTGCGTCCCGGCCGATGAACAGGCCGCCTTCATCTCCCACGAAATGATCACCGCCTGCGAAGACCCCAACCTTCGCCTCCAGACCCTCCAGGAATTCCTCCAGGCCCCCTCTCTCCACACCCGGCCCGCCCCATCCTTTTACCTCGGCCTCGATGTCGCCCGCCACCATCACCTCTGTGTCATCGATCTCGGCGAAAAAACCGGCAACCTCGCCTGCGACCGCCTCCGCCTCGAACTCCATGGCCAAACCTTTACCCAAATCGAGTCTCAACTCTACCCTCTGCTCCAACTCCCCCAGCTCAAATATGCCTGCATCGACGAAACCGGCATGGGCATCCAATTGGCCGAGCGCGCCCGCGAGCATTTCGGCTCAAAAGTCGAGCCCGTCAACTTCACCGCTCCCAAAAAAGAAGAACTCGCCTTTGCCCTCCGCCGCGATTTCGAAGACCGCGCCCTGCGCATCCCTTGCGACCCTCAACTCCGCTCCGACCTGCGCGGCCTCAAAAAAGAAGTCTCCCCGGCCGGCCGCATCCGCTTCATCGGCGACTCCGACGACAGTCACTGCGACCGTACCTGGGCCAAAGCCCTCCGTCAGTACGCCGCCCGCCACCGCCACTCCGCAGGAGCCATGGTAATTTAA
- a CDS encoding phage portal protein — translation MNILGFNISRAHRSAPAPAPAPAPAPAPAPAAAPQPLSPGAAWFQGDDVRPGPGLSSAYEQVVWVYRAINVLAEQIANIPFVFSHGARGRESLITSGPLIDFYNHPHPFLNRFQYWELRVLWLMLRGESVRIPIYVDPNPVIAAGEGPFPDSANPIPAHGYHVKTSTSKLKSVLILDPARFEHIVENHILIGWRYRAGAKAPLDSFVFFPEEVWFERLPNPFDFWRGLSPLWVADLAVHTDFAAASFMRGLIENNAESGLIFRSDAQLSDDQREQIRAALRIRKRRAGSADDPILLWGVNEIIQPRISSADLQFLENRKLSRAEICAAFGVPEEILTSTDNSKYDVMQGARLNFIENRVAPLCARLQAEEQATVKAIDPKAVGWFDLDSLPIMQNARRERIAAAKSAFDIGIPFNELNRVLDLGFKSLPWGNNGFLPSKYHSLSSTGPNGAQTLAAPEDLLKGCVPIPRSKT, via the coding sequence ATGAACATTCTCGGCTTTAACATCTCCCGCGCCCATCGCTCCGCCCCAGCCCCAGCCCCTGCCCCTGCCCCTGCCCCAGCCCCAGCCCCAGCCGCCGCCCCCCAACCCCTCTCACCCGGCGCCGCCTGGTTCCAAGGCGATGATGTTCGTCCCGGCCCCGGCCTTTCCAGCGCCTACGAACAAGTCGTCTGGGTCTATCGCGCTATTAACGTGTTGGCCGAACAAATCGCCAACATTCCCTTCGTCTTTTCTCACGGCGCCCGTGGCCGTGAATCCCTCATCACCTCAGGCCCGCTCATCGACTTCTACAATCACCCCCATCCTTTTCTCAATCGCTTTCAGTATTGGGAATTGCGCGTCCTCTGGCTCATGCTCCGCGGCGAATCCGTCCGCATCCCCATTTACGTTGACCCCAACCCCGTTATCGCCGCCGGCGAAGGGCCTTTCCCGGACTCCGCCAACCCCATACCCGCCCACGGCTACCACGTCAAAACAAGCACATCGAAATTAAAGTCTGTCCTCATCCTCGACCCCGCTCGCTTTGAGCACATCGTCGAGAACCACATCCTCATCGGCTGGCGCTACCGCGCCGGCGCCAAAGCCCCTCTCGATTCCTTTGTCTTCTTCCCCGAAGAAGTCTGGTTCGAAAGACTCCCCAACCCCTTCGATTTCTGGCGCGGCCTTTCCCCTCTCTGGGTCGCTGACCTCGCCGTTCACACCGATTTCGCCGCCGCCTCCTTCATGCGCGGCCTCATCGAGAATAACGCCGAAAGCGGCCTCATCTTCCGCTCCGATGCCCAGCTCTCCGATGACCAGCGCGAGCAAATCCGCGCCGCCCTCCGCATCCGCAAACGCCGCGCCGGCTCCGCCGATGATCCTATCCTCCTCTGGGGCGTCAACGAAATCATCCAGCCCAGAATCTCCTCCGCTGACCTCCAGTTCCTCGAAAATCGCAAGCTCTCCCGTGCCGAAATCTGCGCCGCCTTCGGTGTCCCCGAAGAAATCCTCACCTCCACTGACAACTCCAAATACGATGTCATGCAAGGCGCCCGGCTCAACTTCATCGAAAACCGCGTCGCCCCTCTTTGCGCCAGGCTCCAGGCCGAAGAACAAGCCACCGTCAAAGCCATCGACCCTAAGGCCGTCGGCTGGTTCGACCTCGACAGCCTCCCCATCATGCAGAACGCTCGCCGCGAACGTATCGCCGCCGCCAAATCCGCCTTCGACATTGGCATCCCCTTCAACGAACTCAATCGTGTTTTGGACCTCGGCTTCAAGTCCCTCCCCTGGGGTAACAATGGCTTTCTCCCGTCGAAGTACCACTCCCTTTCTTCGACCGGTCCCAACGGTGCCCAAACCCTTGCCGCTCCGGAAGACCTGCTCAAAGGCTGCGTCCCAATCCCACGTTCCAAAACCTAA
- a CDS encoding prepilin-type N-terminal cleavage/methylation domain-containing protein codes for MRRAPWNSKPAFTLIELLVVIAIIAILAAMLLPALSRAKRKAQEVQCINNLKQLILGWHAYAQDWADVMMPNAPLGEPNNESWCGGGNEDWNLNQWNTNRNNYLQCLMAPYVANQLGVYKCPADNIPSANGPRIRTYSMQSMMGNVYPSVKATAQSDCPGYTAYVRATQLIGVLGPSDGVIFLEENMCGMNDGWLEVSLPSVVWADVPGSYHLWNCGMSFGDGHCEMHKWLTPSLKIPVQAGYGWPAGNDQSPKGPPGRNNPDWVWWQTHVSAPAQSGSGP; via the coding sequence ATGAGGCGCGCTCCTTGGAATTCAAAGCCGGCGTTCACGCTGATAGAATTGCTGGTGGTCATCGCCATCATCGCTATTCTGGCAGCGATGCTTCTGCCTGCGCTAAGCCGCGCCAAACGCAAAGCGCAGGAAGTCCAATGCATCAACAACCTCAAACAGCTCATTCTAGGGTGGCACGCCTATGCTCAGGATTGGGCTGACGTGATGATGCCCAACGCCCCTCTGGGCGAACCCAATAACGAGTCCTGGTGCGGCGGCGGAAACGAAGACTGGAACCTGAACCAGTGGAACACCAATCGGAACAATTATCTGCAGTGCCTCATGGCGCCTTACGTCGCCAATCAGTTGGGCGTTTATAAGTGCCCCGCTGATAATATTCCATCCGCCAACGGACCGCGCATCCGCACCTATTCGATGCAGAGCATGATGGGCAACGTCTATCCAAGCGTCAAGGCGACTGCCCAAAGCGATTGCCCCGGCTACACCGCTTACGTGCGGGCTACGCAGCTTATCGGCGTGTTAGGTCCCAGCGATGGGGTCATCTTTCTGGAAGAAAACATGTGCGGCATGAACGATGGCTGGCTGGAAGTCAGCCTACCCAGCGTGGTGTGGGCCGATGTGCCGGGCTCATACCACCTCTGGAATTGCGGGATGTCCTTCGGCGATGGCCATTGCGAGATGCACAAATGGCTTACCCCCTCACTAAAAATCCCTGTCCAGGCCGGCTATGGTTGGCCGGCCGGCAATGACCAAAGCCCCAAAGGGCCGCCGGGTCGGAATAATCCCGATTGGGTCTGGTGGCAGACGCACGTGTCGGCGCCCGCCCAGTCAGGGTCAGGGCCTTAG
- a CDS encoding CRTAC1 family protein, with the protein MIEHPQPSSQPPEESEELAHYDDAVIGRAFRWSAVAALVLAAGGVALYLGLHRKPVAEQPKLSKMAAPEPLVSPTREIPAARFTDITASSGITFTHVNGAYGEKLLPETMGGGVAFFDYDNDGKQDLLFINSTYWPGHAPAGKPLPTMALYHNDGHGHFSDVTAGSGLDVSLYGMGVAIGDYDNDGLPDVFISCVGGDHLFHNEGHGKFKDVTATAGVGGSMQDWSTSCAWIDYDNDGKLDLFVCHYVRWSRDIDIQVGYKLVGVGRAYGEPFDFEGSFCSLYHNDGNGHFTDVSAKAGIQVKNPVTGVPAGKSLGVAAVDLDGDGWIDLVVANDSVQNFVFHNERNGRFKEIGAVSGVAFDSYGHARGAMGIDAAHYRNDGALGIAIGNFATEMSALYVSQQAPLSFADEAITEGIGPAGRLLLKFGVFFFDYDLDGRLDLLTANGHLEEEIGKIQQGQKYRQPAQLFWNAGDRPGGCFIPVPAGKCGSDLFKPIVGRGSAFADIDGDGDLDVVLTQIAGPPVLLRNDQALHHHWLRFKLVGTKSNRDAIGAWVKVRVNGQTLLRQVMPTRSYLSQSELPVTIGLGDATKPDEVEIIWPGGAKQKVEGVVVDQTQVVTEKGPGQSP; encoded by the coding sequence ATGATTGAGCACCCACAACCTTCTTCCCAACCGCCCGAGGAATCCGAAGAACTGGCCCATTATGATGATGCCGTCATTGGCCGCGCATTCCGCTGGTCCGCTGTGGCCGCGTTGGTTTTGGCCGCCGGTGGCGTCGCGCTCTACTTGGGTTTGCACCGAAAGCCGGTTGCAGAGCAGCCGAAGTTGAGCAAGATGGCCGCGCCAGAACCGCTCGTATCTCCAACACGGGAAATCCCGGCGGCGCGCTTCACGGACATCACCGCCAGCAGTGGCATCACCTTTACGCATGTCAACGGGGCTTACGGCGAGAAACTGCTCCCGGAAACGATGGGGGGCGGCGTGGCGTTCTTCGATTACGATAACGATGGCAAGCAGGACCTGCTTTTCATCAACTCAACCTATTGGCCAGGGCACGCCCCCGCGGGCAAGCCGCTGCCGACCATGGCGCTCTATCACAATGACGGCCACGGCCACTTCAGCGATGTCACCGCCGGTTCCGGCCTGGATGTGAGCCTGTACGGGATGGGGGTGGCGATTGGCGATTATGATAATGACGGCCTGCCTGACGTGTTCATCTCGTGCGTTGGTGGCGATCACCTGTTCCACAATGAAGGGCATGGCAAGTTCAAAGATGTCACCGCAACGGCTGGGGTAGGCGGCTCGATGCAGGACTGGAGCACCAGTTGCGCGTGGATTGATTATGATAATGACGGGAAACTCGACTTGTTCGTGTGCCATTACGTGCGCTGGTCCCGCGATATTGACATCCAGGTCGGCTACAAGCTCGTCGGGGTCGGGCGCGCCTATGGCGAACCCTTCGATTTTGAAGGCTCATTTTGTTCGCTTTATCATAATGACGGCAACGGCCATTTCACCGATGTGTCCGCAAAGGCCGGCATCCAGGTAAAGAACCCGGTGACCGGAGTGCCGGCGGGCAAATCGCTTGGGGTGGCGGCCGTGGACCTTGATGGCGACGGCTGGATCGACCTGGTCGTGGCCAATGATTCCGTGCAGAATTTTGTCTTCCACAACGAACGGAATGGGAGGTTCAAGGAGATTGGCGCCGTGTCCGGGGTTGCGTTTGACAGCTACGGGCACGCGCGCGGGGCGATGGGGATTGATGCGGCGCATTATCGCAACGACGGGGCGCTGGGCATCGCCATCGGGAATTTCGCCACGGAAATGTCAGCGCTCTATGTTTCGCAACAAGCGCCGCTGTCCTTTGCCGATGAGGCCATCACCGAAGGCATTGGCCCGGCGGGGCGGCTCCTGCTGAAGTTCGGTGTTTTCTTCTTCGATTATGACCTCGACGGGCGGCTCGACCTCCTGACCGCCAACGGCCATCTCGAAGAGGAAATCGGCAAAATCCAACAAGGCCAGAAGTACCGCCAGCCGGCCCAATTATTCTGGAATGCCGGCGACCGCCCCGGCGGGTGTTTCATCCCGGTTCCTGCCGGCAAGTGCGGCTCGGACCTGTTCAAGCCCATCGTTGGGCGCGGCTCGGCCTTTGCGGACATTGACGGAGACGGCGACCTGGACGTGGTGCTGACCCAGATAGCCGGCCCGCCGGTGCTGTTGCGCAATGACCAGGCCCTTCACCATCACTGGCTGCGCTTCAAACTGGTGGGAACAAAATCCAACCGCGATGCCATTGGCGCGTGGGTAAAGGTCCGCGTGAACGGTCAGACTCTTTTGCGGCAGGTGATGCCCACCCGAAGCTATCTCTCCCAATCCGAGCTGCCCGTGACCATTGGCCTGGGCGATGCCACAAAACCCGATGAAGTTGAGATCATATGGCCGGGGGGCGCCAAGCAGAAGGTCGAAGGCGTGGTAGTGGATCAGACCCAGGTCGTGACGGAGAAGGGACCTGGCCAGAGTCCCTGA